A genomic stretch from Ictalurus punctatus breed USDA103 chromosome 2, Coco_2.0, whole genome shotgun sequence includes:
- the si:ch211-243j20.2 gene encoding uridine-cytidine kinase-like 1 isoform X2, which translates to MAVSVSHADVQMQQKEDGDEDEQRASRSDSGSGEDSLDGLLRRTCPLTPSLSPRKRTTSQSKTEPPLLRTNKRTIYTAGRPPWYNVTGTTFKEAFVIGLCGGSASGKTTVANKIIEALDVPWVVLLSMDSFYKVLSKEEQELAARNEYNFDHPDAFDFELLVTVLRKLKKGKSIKVPVYDFTTHSRRKEWKTVYGANVVIFEGILSFANKELLKLLDMKVFVDTDSDIRLVRRLKRDISERGRDLAGVIKQYNKFVKPAFEQYIEPTVQVADIVVPRGGENFVALELIVQHVHSQLEKRKLRWDISALASAHQGQPLPKTLSVLESTPQVRGMHTIIRNKETNRDEFIFYSKRLMRLLIEHALSFLPLKPVSVETPQGTIYEGKRLSGKRITGVSILRAGETMEQALMAVCKDIRLGKILIQTNHDSGEPELHYLRLPKDISEDYVILMDSTVSTGAAALMAVRVLLDHDVEEDKIFLLSLLMAEMGVHSVAYAFPKVRIITTAVDKKVNDEFHIIPGIGNFGDRYFGTDAPSDWYESEEGMDY; encoded by the exons ATGGCAGTGTCAGTGAGCCACGCTGATGTCCAAATGCAACAAAAAGAAGATGGAGACGAGGACGAGCAGCGCGCCTCCAGATCAGACAG TGGCAGCGGTGAGGATTCTCTTGATGGCCTATTGAGGCGCACATGCCCTTTGACCCCATCACTGTCTCCACGAAAGAGGACCACAAGTCAGAGTAAAACAGAGCCGCCTCTTCTAAGGACCAATAAAAGGACGATCTACACAGCAGGACGTCCACCCTGGTACAACGTCACAGGGACCACCTTTAAAGAGGCTTTTGTTATAG GTTTGTGTGGTGGCAGCGCTTCAGGGAAAACCACGGTGGCCAATAAGATAATTGAGGCTCTGGATGTTCCATGGGTCGTCCTACTGTCAATGGACTCTTTCTACAAG gtGTTGAGCAAAGAAGAACAGGAGCTTGCAGCCAGGAACGAGTACAACTTTGATCATCCAGATGCTTTTGACTTTGAGTTGCTTGTAACAGTCCTGCGGAAACTGAAGAAGGGTAAAAGCATCAAAGTGCCAGTGTATGACTTCACCACACATTCCCGTCGCAAAGAGTgg AAAACGGTCTATGGGGCCAATGTTGTAATATTTGAGGGAATCTTGTCATTTGCAAATAAGGAACTTTTGAAG CTGTTGGACATGAAAGTGTTTGTGGATACTGACTCAGACATTCGGCTCGTCAGACGACTGAAAAGGGACATTTCGGAGCGAGGTCGTGACCTTGCAGGTGTTATCAAGCAGTACAACAAGTTTGTGAAACCTGCGTTTGAGCAATACATCGAACCTACAGTCCAGGTCGCAGATATTGTGGTTCCAAGAG GTGGAGAGAACTTTGTAGCTTTGGAATTGATTGTGCAGCATGTCCACAGTCAGCTCGAAAAG AGGAAACTCCGCTGGGATAT ATCTGCCTTGGCTTCAGCACATCAGGGTCAGCCTTTACCTAAGACCCTCAGCGTGCTGGAAAGCACACCACAGGTGCGGGGAATGCACACCATCATCAG GAACAAGGAGACTAACCGAGATGAGTTTATTTTCTACTCAAAGAGATTGATGAGGCTCCTCATTGAGCACGCCCTCTCCTTCTTACCACTGAAG CCAGTGTCTGTTGAAACACCCCAAGGGACAATATATGAGGGGAAAAGACTCAGTGGGAAAAGG attACTGGAGTGTCCATTCTGCGTGCAGGGGAGACAATGGAGCAAGCCTTGATGGCAGTGTGTAAAGATATTCGACTGGGAAAAATTCTTATCCAGACAAACCATGACAGTGGGGAGCCTGAG CTCCATTACCTGCGCTTGCCGAAGGACATCAGTGAGGACTACGTGATTCTGATGGACAGCACCGTGTCCACAGGCGCAGCTGCTCTCATGGCTGTTCGAGTTTTACTC GACCATGATGTTGAGGAGGATAAGATATTTCTGCTGTCTCTGCTGATGGCTGAGATGGGTGTTCACTCCGTAGCCTATGCCTTTCCCAAGGTGCGCATCATCACCACAGCTGTGGACAAGAAGGTCAATGATGAGTTTCACATCATCCCAGGCATTG GAAACTTCGGGGACCGTTATTTTGGGACAGACGCTCCTTCAGACTGGTATGAAAGTGAAGAAGGGATGGATTACTAA
- the si:ch211-243j20.2 gene encoding uridine-cytidine kinase-like 1 isoform X4 gives MAVSVSHADVQMQQKEDGDEDEQRASRSDRAICGLHFSGSGEDSLDGLLRRTCPLTPSLSPRKRTTSQSKTEPPLLRTNKRTIYTAGRPPWYNVTGTTFKEAFVIGLCGGSASGKTTVANKIIEALDVPWVVLLSMDSFYKVLSKEEQELAARNEYNFDHPDAFDFELLVTVLRKLKKGKSIKVPVYDFTTHSRRKEWKTVYGANVVIFEGILSFANKELLKLLDMKVFVDTDSDIRLVRRLKRDISERGRDLAGVIKQYNKFVKPAFEQYIEPTVQVADIVVPRGGENFVALELIVQHVHSQLEKRKLRWDISALASAHQGQPLPKTLSVLESTPQVRGMHTIIRNKETNRDEFIFYSKRLMRLLIEHALSFLPLKPVSVETPQGTIYEGKRLSGKRITGVSILRAGETMEQALMAVCKDIRLGKILIQTNHDSGEPELHYLRLPKDISEDYVILMDSTVSTGAAALMAVRVLLDHDVEEDKIFLLSLLMAEMGVHSVAYAFPKVRIITTAVDKKVNDEFHIIPGIGNFGDRYFGTDAPSDWYESEEGMDY, from the exons ATGGCAGTGTCAGTGAGCCACGCTGATGTCCAAATGCAACAAAAAGAAGATGGAGACGAGGACGAGCAGCGCGCCTCCAGATCAGACAG AGCTATTTGTGGTCTACACTTTAGTGGCAGCGGTGAGGATTCTCTTGATGGCCTATTGAGGCGCACATGCCCTTTGACCCCATCACTGTCTCCACGAAAGAGGACCACAAGTCAGAGTAAAACAGAGCCGCCTCTTCTAAGGACCAATAAAAGGACGATCTACACAGCAGGACGTCCACCCTGGTACAACGTCACAGGGACCACCTTTAAAGAGGCTTTTGTTATAG GTTTGTGTGGTGGCAGCGCTTCAGGGAAAACCACGGTGGCCAATAAGATAATTGAGGCTCTGGATGTTCCATGGGTCGTCCTACTGTCAATGGACTCTTTCTACAAG gtGTTGAGCAAAGAAGAACAGGAGCTTGCAGCCAGGAACGAGTACAACTTTGATCATCCAGATGCTTTTGACTTTGAGTTGCTTGTAACAGTCCTGCGGAAACTGAAGAAGGGTAAAAGCATCAAAGTGCCAGTGTATGACTTCACCACACATTCCCGTCGCAAAGAGTgg AAAACGGTCTATGGGGCCAATGTTGTAATATTTGAGGGAATCTTGTCATTTGCAAATAAGGAACTTTTGAAG CTGTTGGACATGAAAGTGTTTGTGGATACTGACTCAGACATTCGGCTCGTCAGACGACTGAAAAGGGACATTTCGGAGCGAGGTCGTGACCTTGCAGGTGTTATCAAGCAGTACAACAAGTTTGTGAAACCTGCGTTTGAGCAATACATCGAACCTACAGTCCAGGTCGCAGATATTGTGGTTCCAAGAG GTGGAGAGAACTTTGTAGCTTTGGAATTGATTGTGCAGCATGTCCACAGTCAGCTCGAAAAG AGGAAACTCCGCTGGGATAT ATCTGCCTTGGCTTCAGCACATCAGGGTCAGCCTTTACCTAAGACCCTCAGCGTGCTGGAAAGCACACCACAGGTGCGGGGAATGCACACCATCATCAG GAACAAGGAGACTAACCGAGATGAGTTTATTTTCTACTCAAAGAGATTGATGAGGCTCCTCATTGAGCACGCCCTCTCCTTCTTACCACTGAAG CCAGTGTCTGTTGAAACACCCCAAGGGACAATATATGAGGGGAAAAGACTCAGTGGGAAAAGG attACTGGAGTGTCCATTCTGCGTGCAGGGGAGACAATGGAGCAAGCCTTGATGGCAGTGTGTAAAGATATTCGACTGGGAAAAATTCTTATCCAGACAAACCATGACAGTGGGGAGCCTGAG CTCCATTACCTGCGCTTGCCGAAGGACATCAGTGAGGACTACGTGATTCTGATGGACAGCACCGTGTCCACAGGCGCAGCTGCTCTCATGGCTGTTCGAGTTTTACTC GACCATGATGTTGAGGAGGATAAGATATTTCTGCTGTCTCTGCTGATGGCTGAGATGGGTGTTCACTCCGTAGCCTATGCCTTTCCCAAGGTGCGCATCATCACCACAGCTGTGGACAAGAAGGTCAATGATGAGTTTCACATCATCCCAGGCATTG GAAACTTCGGGGACCGTTATTTTGGGACAGACGCTCCTTCAGACTGGTATGAAAGTGAAGAAGGGATGGATTACTAA
- the si:ch211-243j20.2 gene encoding uridine-cytidine kinase-like 1 isoform X3 yields MAVSVSHADVQMQQKEDGDEDEQRASRSDSGSGEDSLDGLLRRTCPLTPSLSPRKRTTSQSKTEPPLLRTNKRTIYTAGRPPWYNVTGTTFKEAFVIGLCGGSASGKTTVANKIIEALDVPWVVLLSMDSFYKVLSKEEQELAARNEYNFDHPDAFDFELLVTVLRKLKKGKSIKVPVYDFTTHSRRKEWKTVYGANVVIFEGILSFANKELLKLLDMKVFVDTDSDIRLVRRLKRDISERGRDLAGVIKQYNKFVKPAFEQYIEPTVQVADIVVPRGGENFVALELIVQHVHSQLEKREITVRSALASAHQGQPLPKTLSVLESTPQVRGMHTIIRNKETNRDEFIFYSKRLMRLLIEHALSFLPLKPVSVETPQGTIYEGKRLSGKRITGVSILRAGETMEQALMAVCKDIRLGKILIQTNHDSGEPELHYLRLPKDISEDYVILMDSTVSTGAAALMAVRVLLDHDVEEDKIFLLSLLMAEMGVHSVAYAFPKVRIITTAVDKKVNDEFHIIPGIGNFGDRYFGTDAPSDWYESEEGMDY; encoded by the exons ATGGCAGTGTCAGTGAGCCACGCTGATGTCCAAATGCAACAAAAAGAAGATGGAGACGAGGACGAGCAGCGCGCCTCCAGATCAGACAG TGGCAGCGGTGAGGATTCTCTTGATGGCCTATTGAGGCGCACATGCCCTTTGACCCCATCACTGTCTCCACGAAAGAGGACCACAAGTCAGAGTAAAACAGAGCCGCCTCTTCTAAGGACCAATAAAAGGACGATCTACACAGCAGGACGTCCACCCTGGTACAACGTCACAGGGACCACCTTTAAAGAGGCTTTTGTTATAG GTTTGTGTGGTGGCAGCGCTTCAGGGAAAACCACGGTGGCCAATAAGATAATTGAGGCTCTGGATGTTCCATGGGTCGTCCTACTGTCAATGGACTCTTTCTACAAG gtGTTGAGCAAAGAAGAACAGGAGCTTGCAGCCAGGAACGAGTACAACTTTGATCATCCAGATGCTTTTGACTTTGAGTTGCTTGTAACAGTCCTGCGGAAACTGAAGAAGGGTAAAAGCATCAAAGTGCCAGTGTATGACTTCACCACACATTCCCGTCGCAAAGAGTgg AAAACGGTCTATGGGGCCAATGTTGTAATATTTGAGGGAATCTTGTCATTTGCAAATAAGGAACTTTTGAAG CTGTTGGACATGAAAGTGTTTGTGGATACTGACTCAGACATTCGGCTCGTCAGACGACTGAAAAGGGACATTTCGGAGCGAGGTCGTGACCTTGCAGGTGTTATCAAGCAGTACAACAAGTTTGTGAAACCTGCGTTTGAGCAATACATCGAACCTACAGTCCAGGTCGCAGATATTGTGGTTCCAAGAG GTGGAGAGAACTTTGTAGCTTTGGAATTGATTGTGCAGCATGTCCACAGTCAGCTCGAAAAG CGTGAAATCACAGTGAG ATCTGCCTTGGCTTCAGCACATCAGGGTCAGCCTTTACCTAAGACCCTCAGCGTGCTGGAAAGCACACCACAGGTGCGGGGAATGCACACCATCATCAG GAACAAGGAGACTAACCGAGATGAGTTTATTTTCTACTCAAAGAGATTGATGAGGCTCCTCATTGAGCACGCCCTCTCCTTCTTACCACTGAAG CCAGTGTCTGTTGAAACACCCCAAGGGACAATATATGAGGGGAAAAGACTCAGTGGGAAAAGG attACTGGAGTGTCCATTCTGCGTGCAGGGGAGACAATGGAGCAAGCCTTGATGGCAGTGTGTAAAGATATTCGACTGGGAAAAATTCTTATCCAGACAAACCATGACAGTGGGGAGCCTGAG CTCCATTACCTGCGCTTGCCGAAGGACATCAGTGAGGACTACGTGATTCTGATGGACAGCACCGTGTCCACAGGCGCAGCTGCTCTCATGGCTGTTCGAGTTTTACTC GACCATGATGTTGAGGAGGATAAGATATTTCTGCTGTCTCTGCTGATGGCTGAGATGGGTGTTCACTCCGTAGCCTATGCCTTTCCCAAGGTGCGCATCATCACCACAGCTGTGGACAAGAAGGTCAATGATGAGTTTCACATCATCCCAGGCATTG GAAACTTCGGGGACCGTTATTTTGGGACAGACGCTCCTTCAGACTGGTATGAAAGTGAAGAAGGGATGGATTACTAA
- the si:ch211-243j20.2 gene encoding uridine-cytidine kinase-like 1 isoform X1, which translates to MAVSVSHADVQMQQKEDGDEDEQRASRSDRAICGLHFSGSGEDSLDGLLRRTCPLTPSLSPRKRTTSQSKTEPPLLRTNKRTIYTAGRPPWYNVTGTTFKEAFVIGLCGGSASGKTTVANKIIEALDVPWVVLLSMDSFYKVLSKEEQELAARNEYNFDHPDAFDFELLVTVLRKLKKGKSIKVPVYDFTTHSRRKEWKTVYGANVVIFEGILSFANKELLKLLDMKVFVDTDSDIRLVRRLKRDISERGRDLAGVIKQYNKFVKPAFEQYIEPTVQVADIVVPRGGENFVALELIVQHVHSQLEKREITVRSALASAHQGQPLPKTLSVLESTPQVRGMHTIIRNKETNRDEFIFYSKRLMRLLIEHALSFLPLKPVSVETPQGTIYEGKRLSGKRITGVSILRAGETMEQALMAVCKDIRLGKILIQTNHDSGEPELHYLRLPKDISEDYVILMDSTVSTGAAALMAVRVLLDHDVEEDKIFLLSLLMAEMGVHSVAYAFPKVRIITTAVDKKVNDEFHIIPGIGNFGDRYFGTDAPSDWYESEEGMDY; encoded by the exons ATGGCAGTGTCAGTGAGCCACGCTGATGTCCAAATGCAACAAAAAGAAGATGGAGACGAGGACGAGCAGCGCGCCTCCAGATCAGACAG AGCTATTTGTGGTCTACACTTTAGTGGCAGCGGTGAGGATTCTCTTGATGGCCTATTGAGGCGCACATGCCCTTTGACCCCATCACTGTCTCCACGAAAGAGGACCACAAGTCAGAGTAAAACAGAGCCGCCTCTTCTAAGGACCAATAAAAGGACGATCTACACAGCAGGACGTCCACCCTGGTACAACGTCACAGGGACCACCTTTAAAGAGGCTTTTGTTATAG GTTTGTGTGGTGGCAGCGCTTCAGGGAAAACCACGGTGGCCAATAAGATAATTGAGGCTCTGGATGTTCCATGGGTCGTCCTACTGTCAATGGACTCTTTCTACAAG gtGTTGAGCAAAGAAGAACAGGAGCTTGCAGCCAGGAACGAGTACAACTTTGATCATCCAGATGCTTTTGACTTTGAGTTGCTTGTAACAGTCCTGCGGAAACTGAAGAAGGGTAAAAGCATCAAAGTGCCAGTGTATGACTTCACCACACATTCCCGTCGCAAAGAGTgg AAAACGGTCTATGGGGCCAATGTTGTAATATTTGAGGGAATCTTGTCATTTGCAAATAAGGAACTTTTGAAG CTGTTGGACATGAAAGTGTTTGTGGATACTGACTCAGACATTCGGCTCGTCAGACGACTGAAAAGGGACATTTCGGAGCGAGGTCGTGACCTTGCAGGTGTTATCAAGCAGTACAACAAGTTTGTGAAACCTGCGTTTGAGCAATACATCGAACCTACAGTCCAGGTCGCAGATATTGTGGTTCCAAGAG GTGGAGAGAACTTTGTAGCTTTGGAATTGATTGTGCAGCATGTCCACAGTCAGCTCGAAAAG CGTGAAATCACAGTGAG ATCTGCCTTGGCTTCAGCACATCAGGGTCAGCCTTTACCTAAGACCCTCAGCGTGCTGGAAAGCACACCACAGGTGCGGGGAATGCACACCATCATCAG GAACAAGGAGACTAACCGAGATGAGTTTATTTTCTACTCAAAGAGATTGATGAGGCTCCTCATTGAGCACGCCCTCTCCTTCTTACCACTGAAG CCAGTGTCTGTTGAAACACCCCAAGGGACAATATATGAGGGGAAAAGACTCAGTGGGAAAAGG attACTGGAGTGTCCATTCTGCGTGCAGGGGAGACAATGGAGCAAGCCTTGATGGCAGTGTGTAAAGATATTCGACTGGGAAAAATTCTTATCCAGACAAACCATGACAGTGGGGAGCCTGAG CTCCATTACCTGCGCTTGCCGAAGGACATCAGTGAGGACTACGTGATTCTGATGGACAGCACCGTGTCCACAGGCGCAGCTGCTCTCATGGCTGTTCGAGTTTTACTC GACCATGATGTTGAGGAGGATAAGATATTTCTGCTGTCTCTGCTGATGGCTGAGATGGGTGTTCACTCCGTAGCCTATGCCTTTCCCAAGGTGCGCATCATCACCACAGCTGTGGACAAGAAGGTCAATGATGAGTTTCACATCATCCCAGGCATTG GAAACTTCGGGGACCGTTATTTTGGGACAGACGCTCCTTCAGACTGGTATGAAAGTGAAGAAGGGATGGATTACTAA